The DNA segment CCTATTTTGGGGTTATCTCCCTTTTCATAGAGGTCAACCCAGGTAATGATTACGGCATCTGCCCCGAATGCCCTTTCTAATCCTTTGGCCTTGGCTCCGGTGATCGAGCCCAATCTTCTCACCCGGTTTTTTAAAAGGAAGTCTTTGAGGTCTGAAGGAGAGATAATCTCAAAATCATTGCGTTTGCGTATGTCTTCGGCGATACGAATTACTATATCTTCCGGGACCCCGTTTTTGCCGCTTATGTTTTCCAGGGGAAAGAAGACAATTTTTCTGTATTCTGCAGAAAAGCAGGGCTGTTCAAAGATGAATATTATGATAAATATTACTATAATGTTTGTAACTACCCAGGTATTTAGGTAGAAGACTGAAGACCGAAGTATTTTAAGGGAGTAAACCAAGATAATTCCTTTTTTCCTTCACAGGTTACATTTATGCCATAGGGGGGTTGTTTTGAAAGATGAACGTCGAACATCGAACATCGAACGTTCAACATCGAATGAAAAAACAAACACCCAATACCGACGCGCAGCGCAGGCGCTTGCGCCGCGTGACATTCAACAACTATTTCTGTTTCTTTTCAGCCGTTTTGATACTCGTAACGAAAATCTTAATTAATTCCTCTGTTTCCTGTAAAATATCATCTAATAGTTCAGGTTTTTTAATTAGTGGTACATGCTGAATAAGTTTTAACCATCGCTGGGCCTCCCTGAGCTCCTTTAATGAGATACGAAGCTTATGGATAAAGTCCTTTGGGGACTCTGCTGCCTGAGCTTCACCATGGTTTGGATAAGGTGAAGTTCCCGATCTTAACAATTGGCCTGCAACATGGTTGCCTGTTCTGGTATTTGGTAGCTGTTCAACGATCTTTATGATTCGTACCGAATACTCAAGCAGCCTTTCTTCCAGATCATATGCCTGTTTCTTCATCTTTTTCCATTCAACGTTCGATGTTGGACGTTCGATGTTCGATGTTCATCTTTTTTCAGTCCCTCCTGGGCAAAAACAACTTAGCGCTTATGAGTCTATCCCCCTGAGTAGTTATAATGTTTTTAGGCATCTTCTTATCAGAATGTGTCCTACTTCAAGAAGGCTCTTTTCTCCCACCCCGAACAGCCTGGTTAAAGCCCCTCCGCCTTTCTCGCTGGAGCTTATCTGCCAGATGACTTCAGCGGATTTGGCATCTATTAGCTTTAATGAGACGGCAACAAAGGACAAGGAAATATTGCCGGACCTTTCTGTTTCATACTCGTCCACCGCTCCTGTCAAGACGGCCTGGACATTCAACTTTTGTGAAATCTTCTTAAGGATGGAGGGAGATATATCTGAAGAGGAAGTAATCCTTAATTCCCTCAAGACCGCGTCCACCTCCCCTCTATCAACCACCTCGAAGGCTTCAAGCTGAAGGAGCTCTGTCTCCAGGACGTCCCTTATCTTTTCATGCGCCAAATCGGCCTTGGTGAAGTTGTGTAAGGGCAGAATGGCCACCCTTTTAATATAAGAGAGGTCGGCCGCAGGATTGGTGTAATAACGCATACCCGGGCCGCAGGCAAAAAGCATGGATAATGCCATCAAAGATATTATGATTTTTTTCATGATTCACCTCTTAAAAATTTATCGACAGACGCGAGTAAAAATTATGGCTCTTTTCCGTTGTCTCATTTTGACTATGTGAATAACTGTAACCCATTCTAAAACTGGCCGCACGGCCTATGTTCCAGTTAAGATCCAGGCTGTGGCTCATTTCATCCTTGTCTTCGGTATACTCAAAACGGCTGGTCGCATTTATCTGGACCTTGGGAACAATAAAGCATCCCACACTATATTCGTGCGAAAATCTGCTTTGCTCTTCAGCGGTTTCATACCGGACATAAATTCGTCCATAGAGCCGGGAAGAAGGTGTATATACCAGGGTGCTATAAATGTTTGACGAGGTAGTCTCGGTAGTCTCTTCGTTGCTGGTCTGCTGGTAGCCTTGGTTATAACCCAGATCCCAGGAAAGGCGTCTCGTCAATAAGGCCCTGAGATAGAGGTCAGAATATGCAGATATAGACTCAGTCTCGTCACGGACATTATCGGCCTGGGACAGGTTAAGGTCCCAATTCACATCTATCCCCTCCCAGAGCATGAAGATGGAGTTAAAAGAAAGGGAATTTATTTTAGTAATCAATTCCTCATCTTCCCTTGTCTCGCCGTAACTAAGAGTAAGCGTGGTATTCAAGGTCTCTAAGGGGTTGGAACGCCAATTAAAGGCATAGGTGTCTACTTCGGTATCTGTTTCTGGCGTATGAGACAATGTTTTCTGATAGCTTAAGGTAACTAAAAAATACCTGGAGAGGTCTCCTGTAAGGTTTACCCCTTGGCTTAGTGTATAATTCGTGATTTCCTCAGGTGAGGTATCGGTGCGATAATAAGAGAGGTAGTATGAGGTAGTCCAGTCATTCAGGGGGCGTATGGACAGGGCGCAATTGCCCGTATAGGTCTTGGTGTCAGTTTTGGATATTCGGTCTACGTATTCAAGACCATAGGCCTCTATCTCTGTTATCCGGAAGGCAGGGCTGGCGGTACCCGGATAATAGACCACTTTAAAGTGTCTTGCCTCCTGGGGAGTAAAGCTGATCTCAAACCGGTTATAGGTTTCATTATAAGAGAACAAGGCGCTGCTAGTAATACGTGTCCATGTCTTTGGCTCTATCTCTTCATCAGTACAGTAAACCGCCCATTCCAGCTTTTCTGAAGAAATGACAGGGTCATAAGAATAATCTTTATTTGTGTAAATATAAATAGTATCAACTGTCTGGGGATAAAAGAGACCAAGACCTATATTCATATATTCCTGCGCTGTAATGACCGCCGTATCATAATTTCCATCAGTGAGGCCGGGGGCAGGAGACAAGGTACTGTGTTCCGGTGAGCTGTCTACACCATAAAAACCTTTTTCCGCCCGGCGTCTTTGTTCTATCTCGCCTGCCTCCGGCACGGTCGTGGTGGTATCATAATAATTATATCCCCCGTCTGCTGAAATGGAGATACGATTGTCCCAAAAGCTTTTATGCATTCCCAGGCGACCAACGTGATTGTTACTTTTTGTATCTGTCTCTGTCAAATAGTCAAGAGAAGTGGACCTCATGTAGTTATACATCATATCAAAAATACTAAATTGGTATGTAACACCGCTTAAAAGACTGGTTGATTTTGTATCTGTCTCATGTTGAGACAAATCATCATATCGCCTGGTTTCTGTATACTGAAAATTCAACCTGGGCCATTCCTCCAGCCGGCTGGTCAGATTTGTATTCCAGAAAGAGGTAATAAGGCTCGGGTTATCGCTGCTTTTCTCCTTCATATAATTGTAACTGAGATTGCCTGAAAAATATTCATTTATCAGACCCAAGTTTATAAACGGATAGATTGTTTCCTGGTCTTGCATATTGCTGTCCCGGCGATTGTAGCGGATACCTAGATTGGATGTAATGGCCGGGGTCAAATAGGTGCTGTAATTCAAGTAATAGTATTGAAGAAAGCTCCAGTCGGAACTTTTTTCTCCGTCTGATTCTGTGCGTGAGGTATTATAAGAAATGTCTGCGGTACCACTTATATCTTGTCCCAAGGCATAATATGAAGGCAAAAGATATAGAATTACTGCTGCTATCTTCAGGTATTTCATTCAGACCCTTAATCGCTCACTAGGACCAGGTCATAAGGTCTGTCTCCCACCTCTATCCTCTTGACTTCCTCTTCCCTGATCAAATCTAAGACACTTATTGTATTATCCATGAGATTAGCCACGTAGAGCAGTTTTCTGTCCCTGTCCAGGGCCATACCCGCTGGGTGCCGACCTGCAGGGAGCTTGCGCGGGGCGATGTTCAGCCCTGGAGTGACAAAAGAGATATCATGGCTGCGCTCTCCGGCCACATAAACCCATCCCCTTCGCCCCGGGATAAGATTCCCCGGTCGCCCTGGGATAAAGACGGTAGATACGACATTTGAGGAATACCGGTCAATAAAATTAACACTGTTTGACTGACTGTTAGAGACGACTATATAGCTCTGATAGGCGCAAAGATACCTGGGCTCTCCTCCCGCTCCGATGGTATTAACCAACTCATTATTACGTGTATCTATCACTGAAATGTTATTTGAATAGCTGTTGGCGACGTAAACATATTGGCCGTCCGTGTCACTGGCCAGGCCTACAGGCCCCTGGCCCACATCTATCTTTTTGATAATGTTTTTTGTCAGGGCATCGATCACGATGACGGCATTGGAGTCTTTGGCAGTGACATAAAGGGTATAAGTTCCGGCCGGGATGATAAGCTCGGTGGGACCAAAACCTATGTTCAAGGAAATGGTATCGACCAGACGATTGTTAATGGTTTCTATAACAGAGATGGTATTGGAAAAGTAATTGGCCACATAAAGATATTCACCATTTTCTGAGAGTACCATTCCCCTGGGGCTGTCTCCTACGGTTATGGTATCGATTACCTGGTGAGAACCCCTGTCTATTACGGAAAGATAATTATCCTGGGAATTGCTCACATAGAGCAGGAGTTTTTTTAAACCTGCAGCACCCTTGCGTACTTTTATAACAGGTAAAAATGTGTCTTCCGGTCCGATAGAAGCCTCAGGTGCCCAGTCTAAAAAGAGGCTGGAGGTCTTTTGAGAGACAATCCTTAAGGTGATAGGGATATTTACCAGGCCTTTATCAGCCAATTCCAGGGGCCGTGTTTTCCTCTCTTTTATCAATACAGCCCTGGCTATTTTGAGACATAATTCCGTGTAATGGCCTGTTTTCAGCTCGCTTTGGGAAAGAACAATCTGGCGGGCGGCTGAAGAGGTGTCTATCTCTTTTTGTCGCAGAGGGAGAGGTATCTTTGTGCCTGATTCATCTTCCAGCCACAATTCCTCTAAGGTAAAATCAAGCGCGGGAGTGATATGGGTCGTCTCCAGGTTTAAATAAACAACCAGGTATCCCTGTTGGTTTAAGACGCCTTCTTTTTGAACCAGGGTACAGCCCGAGAAAACTGCAATTAAGGCAATGAAAGAAAAGAAAAGAAAAATGGGCTCACGATGCAAGGGTCTAAAAAATTTCAAGGCCTGACTCCATTTTCCTCTTCTTTCGTAGGCCCATACCAACAGCAGCAGCAAAATATATTTGGTTACTATGATAGAGACAGCCGTTCAAAAGACTGGCCCTACCCAAGAACCGCACCAACCGGGGCCATTACCGTAAGCGCCGTGATAGTGGCATTGGAAGCAGCCCTGCGGGCCACCGCAGTGGCTAAACGTGTGGCAGCTTCCACAAAAATCCGTTTCGCAGAAGTTTCCCTCACCCGGCCCGCACCCATCAACTCTGTTGTTGTTGACCTTCTTCCGCAACAAATAGGACGAAGGTCTTCCGGAAACCAGAACTGACCCGTGTGGTTCGTGGCAGTCCAGGCAGGAGAGCACGTAATTGCTTTGAACCGGCACAACATTGTAGGGAGCGATTATCGTCCCGGTTCGACTGTTTCCGGTTCCATTTACATCATATATTCTTGACCTCTCACCGTGCATATCGCCTGAGGCACTCCAGTTGATGGCCGTCAGATAGGTTGCCGGTGTATTAGGA comes from the Deltaproteobacteria bacterium genome and includes:
- a CDS encoding four helix bundle protein, which codes for MKKQAYDLEERLLEYSVRIIKIVEQLPNTRTGNHVAGQLLRSGTSPYPNHGEAQAAESPKDFIHKLRISLKELREAQRWLKLIQHVPLIKKPELLDDILQETEELIKIFVTSIKTAEKKQK